A stretch of DNA from Gemmatimonadota bacterium:
CCTCGGCAACCCGCGAACTCCAAATCGGAATGCCAATTAGGTGCCAGCCAAGCAGTATGACGGCGAGGCTCGCGGCGGCGAGGCGACCCGGCCAGTAGGACGCGATTAGGACGATGGCTAGGCCCGGCAGTTTCTGGAGCACAGCAATGATCGGAGGCGGGGTAAAGAATGCCGCTACCGCGCTTTTCCCGAGCTGTATCCAGTCGTGTCGAATCATGGGACGCAGCTGAACTTCTCACTCCGCTGATGGATCGGGCTGGTATAGCTCGTGGTCCGCGAGTCGTTTGCCAGCCTGATCGCTGGTGAACGGACCATTCGCGCGTCTGATCTGGACGCCTCCGACCCGATTTTCGGTTTGCCGTTGCGTATAACTACTTATCTCCGCACTACCAAGTCGCAAACACCCTCCAGATCCGAACTTACGCGAACCCTCGTACGGGGCAATCCCTCTGCACACGTCGCAATCCGTCGCGTCGCAATTCATGATCTGGAGGGACTTATCACGAATCGCAAGATTCCGGGATGGCTCGGCCCTTCCCTGCCATGCTACCCCTCAGTGTACCTCTGATCGCCGCGCCGACTCGGCTACCGTTCGATAATTCTCATCGAGCTCCGGCTCCATGAGGAGGATCGCCGCGATTCGTCGCGCGATGTTCGTCACCTCTCGGACCTCATCCGGCTTCAGCCCGCGGCCGAGGAGATCCTTCTCTCGGTAGCTCAGCCACTTCTTGATCACCTGGTAGCCTCCTAGCGTGTACTCCCAGACCCGGGACGGGATGGACCTCCAGTAGGCGCGATCATTCAGGTACACGTCGACACAGGTATTTCCGAGGAGTACCAGCGGATCGCTCGCATCCCCGTACGACAGGATCGCATCCCGCTCCGTTTCCGTGTACGGACGCGCTTCCGCCCTTCCCTTCCCCGGCATGGTCACGCCGCGTGCCCCGGCGTATCCCCAGCGGGCCGTCACGTCGAGGTCCCCCGCATCCGGATCGAGCTGGCCTCCGCCGACCCTCGTGATGGGGGCGATGGCCCGCAGTTCCGGGCGCATCGCGCCAGTGGTTACTCCGGCCGTTGTCACCGCGACGACGGGAGACTCCGGGTTCAGCAGAGCCGCAAGCCTACGTCCGAGCTCGGCCGAGGAATCGAGCAGTTGCCGCGAGCCGGGCAACGGTACGCGCGGCCAATCTTGGCGGAGAGCGCCTTCGTTCTCCGCGCGGTATGAAGGAGAATAGAGGACCGCTATGACGTGATGAAATAGGGCGGAAGCGCTGTCCCCACCGGCACCAACGTCGTCCATGTAGGTCCTGGAAAGAGCCGACAAATTGTTGCGACGATCACCCACTGATGTTGTGGGCGACTCGGACTGAGCGAAGAGGTCCTTTGGCGCGTCTGGCCCCAAGAGGGAAATTGGGAAGAGGTTCGCGCCCCGTTCAACGATATGCCGCGATCCGTGGCGGCTGGTCACGACCGGGGGATCGAACTGACGTCGGTGAGTTCGTGGCAGGACAACCCATGACATATTTCCGTCCACGTGCGGAACGTACTCGCTCCGCTTCTCGTCGAGCAGCTTCGTCTCCGGCTCCCAATAGAGCCACCGCACGTCGAAGGGCCGGTAGCAGTATCGGATGATCCTCCCCTTTTGCGTTCCGCGCCCCACCAGATACTTGCGGACTTCGGGGCCGTCGAAGCGGCCGGAGACGGCCATCGCGGACGGATATTCCGCCCCGATTGCCGAATCGGGAACGCCGGGGTCCATGTATCGTTCGATCCGGGCCTCCAACCGATCCCGATCGATGTCGACCAGAAATTCGTCTCGACTCGGTTGGATGCCCGGAAACGACTGCGGAAACAGCTCCGGCAGCTTCGGCCAGCTCAGATACCCTTCCGCCGTCTTCCGCGGCATCAACGGGTACCCGATCTCCGCCGCCGGCCGGAGCGCCTCGTACTCGACCGCCCCGACCGCCTCGCTCTCTCCTTCGAGTTGGGCGAGCTTCCCCTTCCCCCACAGGTCGCGGTACCGGATCGAATCGGTGGTCTCGTGCGCCTCCTTTCGAACGAGGGTCGTGATCGCGGTTCCGACCTGGATCCCTTCCCGGTTGGTTTCGGTCGAGAAGATACTCGGGTCGGGATCCCCCTCCGGGGTGAGTTTCCCTGTCCGGTACTTGTCCCCATTCAACGAATCGATGTCGATCCGGTCGAACCGCTCGATGAACCGCTCCCGCATTCCGGTGAACGAAAGCCCGTCCAGCCATGAATAGTTCGAGATGAAGCAGACCACCCCCCGGTGGGGCTCCATCTCGGTGATCATCCGCTCGGCCATCCGAAAGAACCGCACGTAGAGGTCGTTCAGTCCCTGCCCCTGCGGCTTCGGCGCCCGCTTCGTAATCCGGTAGGCATCGGTCAGGTCGCGCTCTTCCCCGATCGCGATGCCGGCGTACCCGCTGTACGGCGGATTTCCGAGAATCACCAGGATCGGCGCCTCCCGCTTCACATGGTCCGCCTGGTCCCGCTCCTCCGCGAGCTCGGGGAGGGCGATGGTGAGCTGGTCCTTCGGGTCCTTGGGCGGAACCCACCCGGTGAGGGCGTTCGTCAGGTAGACGCCGGCGCGCTCCTCTTCCGCGAAGGGGACCTCCATCTGCTGGACGAGAAGCCCGAGCTGAAGGTGGGCGACCACGAAGGGGGC
This window harbors:
- a CDS encoding type ISP restriction/modification enzyme, whose protein sequence is MHPLETYLKELRDIRLSGGGVKETSYYAPLAALLNEAGKGLRPKVRTIVNLRDTGGGIPDGGFFTQDQFPKASAEEPAEGQLPERGALEVKGLEEDVLAIAETEQVEKYLGRYGQVLVTNLRDFVLVGADHTGQRRVLESFRIASSEDAFLEALKHPRKSAAERGEPCLEYLKRVLLRPAPLAEPKDLAWFLASYAKDALARVEASELPALTTLRESLEGALGIRFEGERGEHFFRSTLVQTLFYGAFSAWVLWSRQGGEGRFNWRETVWNLRVPMIRTLFHQVANPARLQRLELVEVLDWTAEALNRVDRTAFFTRFREEHAVQYFYEPFLEAFDPELRRQLGVWYTPPEVVKYMVAKVDHVLRTELDVVDGLADPRVVVLDPCCGTGAYLVEVLHRIERTLREKGDDALLATDVKKAALTRVFGFDIMPAPFVVAHLQLGLLVQQMEVPFAEEERAGVYLTNALTGWVPPKDPKDQLTIALPELAEERDQADHVKREAPILVILGNPPYSGYAGIAIGEERDLTDAYRITKRAPKPQGQGLNDLYVRFFRMAERMITEMEPHRGVVCFISNYSWLDGLSFTGMRERFIERFDRIDIDSLNGDKYRTGKLTPEGDPDPSIFSTETNREGIQVGTAITTLVRKEAHETTDSIRYRDLWGKGKLAQLEGESEAVGAVEYEALRPAAEIGYPLMPRKTAEGYLSWPKLPELFPQSFPGIQPSRDEFLVDIDRDRLEARIERYMDPGVPDSAIGAEYPSAMAVSGRFDGPEVRKYLVGRGTQKGRIIRYCYRPFDVRWLYWEPETKLLDEKRSEYVPHVDGNMSWVVLPRTHRRQFDPPVVTSRHGSRHIVERGANLFPISLLGPDAPKDLFAQSESPTTSVGDRRNNLSALSRTYMDDVGAGGDSASALFHHVIAVLYSPSYRAENEGALRQDWPRVPLPGSRQLLDSSAELGRRLAALLNPESPVVAVTTAGVTTGAMRPELRAIAPITRVGGGQLDPDAGDLDVTARWGYAGARGVTMPGKGRAEARPYTETERDAILSYGDASDPLVLLGNTCVDVYLNDRAYWRSIPSRVWEYTLGGYQVIKKWLSYREKDLLGRGLKPDEVREVTNIARRIAAILLMEPELDENYRTVAESARRSEVH